One Synechococcus sp. JA-2-3B'a(2-13) genomic window carries:
- a CDS encoding ABC transporter ATP-binding protein yields MTSSRLSSSPLSSASPVAGLPLLCLQNVGKTYFTSAGPFVALENINLEVAAGEFVCIIGHSGCGKSTLINMVAGFSTPTSGSIALKGQPITSPGPDRMMVFQHYSLLPWLTAFENIYLVVDQVYPNKSRREKREIVEEHLELVGLAEAAHKRPKQLSGGMKQRVAIARALAVRPQVLLLDEPFGALDAITKEDLQDELLAIWRDHRCTVLMITHDIDEALYLSDRVVMMTNGPAAHIGEILTIPFERPRIRSRIMEMPEFYELRNRALDFLYRRFAHGGD; encoded by the coding sequence ATGACCAGTTCTCGCCTATCTTCCTCACCGCTATCTTCTGCATCTCCGGTTGCAGGACTGCCCCTTCTTTGTCTTCAGAATGTGGGCAAGACCTACTTCACCTCAGCAGGGCCCTTCGTTGCGCTGGAAAATATCAATCTGGAAGTGGCCGCCGGTGAGTTTGTTTGCATTATCGGCCACTCGGGTTGTGGCAAATCCACCTTGATCAACATGGTGGCGGGTTTTTCGACTCCCACTTCGGGATCCATCGCCCTCAAGGGCCAGCCCATCACCTCCCCAGGGCCAGATCGGATGATGGTGTTTCAACATTATTCCCTTTTGCCCTGGCTGACTGCCTTTGAAAATATTTATCTGGTGGTGGATCAGGTTTACCCAAACAAATCCCGGCGGGAGAAAAGGGAAATCGTTGAAGAACACCTAGAATTGGTAGGTTTAGCAGAGGCAGCCCACAAGCGGCCCAAGCAGCTTTCTGGAGGCATGAAGCAAAGGGTAGCCATTGCCCGTGCTCTTGCCGTTCGTCCGCAAGTTTTGCTCTTGGATGAGCCTTTTGGGGCCTTGGATGCCATTACCAAGGAAGATCTACAAGATGAGCTGCTGGCCATTTGGCGGGATCACCGCTGCACAGTTTTGATGATTACCCACGACATCGACGAGGCTCTCTACTTGTCAGACCGTGTGGTGATGATGACCAACGGCCCCGCTGCCCATATTGGTGAGATCTTGACCATTCCCTTTGAGCGACCGCGCATCCGCTCCCGCATTATGGAAATGCCTGAGTTCTACGAATTGCGTAACCGCGCCCTTGACTTCCTCTATCGCCGCTTTGCCCATGGAGGGGATTGA
- a CDS encoding Uma2 family endonuclease, protein MEREVDGRCSGSGSSNRSPNGGAGLALPKTLADCLANPVAPTKWVDGYIVEKVGQTLGHAKIQTRLLFRWLGYVECLPLGGMVLVKAPCQTTGKVRRPDVAYLSPDLIQQFGEDIATLPQSYPLTGEILSPTDSGEDIFLKAQEYLSSGALEVWLVFPKSKFIFIQTQDRHLWLTEQETAKSQVVLPGFEIQVADLLG, encoded by the coding sequence TTGGAGAGGGAAGTTGATGGCCGCTGCTCCGGTTCAGGTAGTTCCAACCGATCTCCCAATGGAGGAGCGGGTCTTGCCCTGCCCAAAACCCTTGCCGACTGTCTGGCCAACCCAGTTGCTCCAACCAAATGGGTAGATGGCTACATTGTGGAGAAAGTGGGGCAAACCTTAGGGCATGCAAAGATCCAAACCCGACTTCTCTTCCGTTGGCTCGGTTATGTTGAATGTCTGCCATTGGGGGGTATGGTTTTGGTGAAGGCTCCCTGCCAAACGACAGGCAAAGTCAGAAGACCTGATGTTGCCTACCTGTCTCCAGATTTAATCCAGCAATTTGGAGAGGATATTGCCACTTTGCCGCAGAGCTATCCCCTCACCGGAGAGATCCTCTCCCCAACCGACTCTGGAGAGGACATTTTCTTGAAAGCCCAGGAGTATCTCAGCTCCGGTGCGCTGGAAGTCTGGCTGGTTTTTCCCAAAAGCAAATTTATTTTTATCCAGACTCAGGATCGCCACCTTTGGCTAACCGAACAAGAGACTGCCAAAAGCCAGGTTGTATTGCCCGGATTTGAGATCCAAGTGGCCGATCTCCTCGGCTGA